From one Angustibacter luteus genomic stretch:
- a CDS encoding ChbG/HpnK family deacetylase encodes MLASERLGFPADARVLIINADDFGMYPAINAAVLESIERGVASSCSLMPPCPGAAEALRLLMARPNLPFGIHLTLVSESARMRFRPMAGPERVPSLVDRDGFLILAEDRESLLRIAILGEVEVELRAQIDSVLRTGLSPTHLDWHSLADGGRSDIFELGLDLAAQYGLAARVWLEPGRQLARGRGLPVVDHPFVDSFSLGVEGKAERFAALVEALPAGLSEWAVHPGPAGADAEPADDGRWVRASDLAWLASAAAAQQLRDAGITVIDYRGLQEAWRG; translated from the coding sequence ATGCTCGCTAGCGAGCGGCTGGGTTTCCCGGCGGACGCGCGGGTGCTCATCATCAACGCGGACGACTTCGGCATGTACCCGGCGATCAACGCGGCTGTGCTGGAGTCGATCGAGCGCGGAGTGGCTAGCTCGTGCTCGCTGATGCCGCCGTGCCCGGGCGCGGCGGAGGCCTTGCGGCTGCTCATGGCTCGACCGAACCTGCCGTTCGGCATCCACCTCACGCTGGTCAGCGAGTCGGCGCGGATGCGGTTCCGCCCGATGGCCGGCCCCGAACGGGTGCCCTCCTTGGTCGACCGCGATGGCTTCCTCATCCTGGCCGAGGATCGAGAGTCGTTGCTGCGCATCGCGATCCTGGGAGAGGTCGAGGTCGAGCTGCGAGCTCAGATCGACTCGGTGCTGCGGACCGGGCTCTCTCCGACCCATCTGGACTGGCACAGCCTCGCCGATGGTGGCCGGTCCGACATCTTCGAGCTCGGGCTCGACCTCGCCGCCCAGTACGGTCTGGCGGCGCGGGTGTGGCTGGAGCCGGGACGCCAGCTAGCACGTGGGCGTGGACTGCCCGTCGTCGACCACCCCTTCGTGGACAGCTTCAGCCTCGGCGTCGAGGGCAAGGCCGAGCGGTTCGCGGCCCTGGTGGAGGCGCTCCCTGCTGGGCTGAGCGAGTGGGCCGTGCACCCCGGTCCAGCCGGGGCAGACGCCGAACCGGCTGACGACGGGCGATGGGTGCGCGCTAGCGATCTGGCTTGGCTGGCTTCCGCGGCGGCCGCGCAGCAGCTGCGAGACGCAGGGATCACCGTGATCGACTACCGCGGGCTCCAAGAGGCCTGGCGCGGGTGA
- a CDS encoding AAA family ATPase, with translation MPPLLLVLNGPPAVGKSTLARRYVADHPTCLNLDVDVLRGSLGGWQKDPHASGLWARALALSMARVHLLGGDSVVVPQLIARPQFLDALTDLATETGAQLVEVVLVDDRGRLATRFAERTARAERPEHVDAGWLAAAGSDRLGPTLERLEALVAQRSCVAQVAITPDDVEATYRCLLEAIADHAR, from the coding sequence GTGCCACCGCTGCTGCTGGTGCTCAACGGGCCTCCTGCCGTCGGGAAGTCGACGCTGGCCCGGCGATATGTCGCGGACCACCCCACCTGTCTGAACCTGGACGTCGACGTGCTGCGCGGCTCGCTGGGTGGCTGGCAGAAGGACCCGCACGCGTCCGGCTTGTGGGCCAGAGCCCTCGCACTGTCCATGGCTCGGGTGCACCTGCTCGGCGGTGACAGCGTCGTCGTGCCGCAGCTGATCGCTCGGCCGCAGTTCCTGGACGCGCTCACCGATCTGGCGACCGAGACGGGCGCTCAGCTGGTGGAGGTCGTGCTCGTCGACGACCGGGGCCGGTTGGCGACGCGATTCGCGGAGCGGACGGCGCGGGCCGAGCGTCCGGAGCACGTGGACGCCGGGTGGCTGGCCGCCGCTGGTTCGGACCGGTTGGGACCGACGCTCGAGCGGCTCGAAGCCCTGGTGGCGCAACGGTCGTGTGTCGCCCAGGTCGCGATCACCCCGGACGACGTCGAGGCGACCTACCGTTGCCTGCTGGAGGCGATCGCCGATCATGCTCGCTAG
- a CDS encoding HNH endonuclease family protein, which translates to MTVRSRAPRLAAVVLMAGALLAGCQSAQDVGPSDPTTSAPSAAATGTTSGRPTSSAAPSAAAAPGTALAALRRLPVKGRAPKTGYSREQFGPAWKDVDRNGCDTRNDVLRRDLRPYVLKAGTHGCLVLRGTLKDPYTARTIAFVRGVGTSSDVQIDHVVALSDAWQKGAGRWTDAKREAIANDPLNLLAVDGPTNASKGDGDAATWLPPSKPYRCSYVARQVAVKRAYGLWVTAAERDAIARVLATCPGQKLPTRVG; encoded by the coding sequence GTGACTGTTCGCTCGCGCGCACCCCGGCTCGCCGCCGTCGTGCTGATGGCCGGAGCCCTCCTCGCGGGGTGCCAGTCGGCTCAGGACGTGGGGCCGAGCGACCCCACGACCTCGGCGCCGTCCGCGGCTGCCACGGGGACGACGTCCGGGCGACCGACCTCGTCGGCCGCCCCGTCGGCCGCAGCGGCGCCGGGGACCGCGCTGGCCGCGCTGCGGCGGCTGCCGGTGAAGGGGCGCGCGCCGAAGACCGGCTACTCGCGCGAGCAGTTCGGTCCGGCGTGGAAGGACGTGGATCGCAACGGGTGCGACACCCGCAACGACGTGCTGCGGCGCGACCTGAGGCCGTATGTGCTGAAGGCCGGGACGCACGGGTGCCTGGTGCTGCGCGGCACGCTGAAGGACCCGTACACCGCTCGCACGATTGCGTTCGTGCGCGGGGTCGGGACGTCGTCCGACGTGCAGATCGACCACGTGGTTGCCCTCTCGGACGCCTGGCAGAAGGGTGCCGGGAGGTGGACCGACGCCAAGCGCGAGGCGATCGCGAACGACCCCCTGAACCTGCTGGCGGTGGACGGGCCGACCAACGCCTCGAAGGGGGACGGTGACGCTGCGACCTGGCTGCCGCCGTCCAAGCCCTACCGGTGCTCGTACGTCGCGCGGCAGGTGGCGGTGAAACGCGCGTACGGGCTGTGGGTGACCGCCGCGGAGCGGGACGCGATCGCGCGGGTGCTCGCCACCTGCCCCGGCCAGAAGCTGCCGACCAGAGTGGGGTAG
- a CDS encoding SMI1/KNR4 family protein, translating into MSSEPEAIAGLLRSQGQMSFVEPATNADIEAFEARHELPLPSQLKQWLLVSDGGDFFLPAGFQLLGVAHLPLIDVDDPDRPDDSYVVIGALSSGDPVLCERSSERISIYNHEAGRIEDDESFPDFFTFLTGLVAVVGAGEDDVE; encoded by the coding sequence GTGTCGAGTGAGCCCGAAGCCATTGCGGGTCTATTGAGGTCTCAGGGGCAGATGAGTTTCGTGGAGCCGGCAACCAACGCGGACATCGAGGCCTTCGAGGCGAGGCATGAGCTTCCACTGCCGTCTCAGCTCAAGCAATGGCTACTCGTTTCGGACGGTGGAGACTTCTTCCTTCCAGCAGGGTTTCAGTTGCTAGGCGTGGCACATCTTCCATTGATTGATGTTGATGACCCCGATCGACCGGATGACAGCTACGTCGTGATCGGCGCGTTGTCGTCCGGTGACCCAGTTCTGTGTGAGAGATCAAGTGAGCGAATCTCGATCTACAACCATGAGGCCGGAAGGATCGAGGACGACGAATCCTTCCCCGACTTCTTCACCTTTCTGACCGGTTTGGTTGCCGTCGTTGGCGCCGGTGAAGACGATGTCGAGTAG